In a genomic window of Passer domesticus isolate bPasDom1 chromosome 3, bPasDom1.hap1, whole genome shotgun sequence:
- the MTLN gene encoding mitoregulin, which translates to MVLEALRPRVVRWALLAAFAAGVAVGWQAGRARRRFLRWRQRYLQRRLAAAQEKLEAA; encoded by the coding sequence atgGTGCTGGAGGCGCTGCGGCCGCGGGTGGTGCGCTGGGCGCTGCTGGCCGCCTTCGCCGCCGGGGTGGCCGTGGGCTGGCAGGCGGGCCGGGCGCGCCGCCGCTTCCTGCGCTGGCGGCAGCGCTACCTCCAGCGCCGCCTCGCCGCCGCGCAGGAGAAGCTGGAAGCGGCCTGA